A stretch of the Labilithrix sp. genome encodes the following:
- a CDS encoding DUF3459 domain-containing protein, with protein sequence MQGLSCGAHWGPEGTTFVVCTTTTADVAVRVLGDRLERLRPTDRPSFYEARIEGLPAGALYEVLLDGEAVPDPFARSLPRGVHGPAEVVPPGAGAPIAAPASWSIYELHVGTFTGEGTFRAAIEELDHVADLGVTAIELMPVAAFAGHHGWGYDGVALYAPHVDYGTPSDLRALVDAAHARGLAVILDVVYNHFGPAGNYLARYAPQYFTAHVKTPWGDGPDFTWPPMRRLVLDNVRYWLDEYGIDGLRLDATHAIHDASETHIVAEICAVAHERGRVVFCEDDPKAPTAVRDHGADGAWADDLHHQIHVLLTGERDGYYAAFEPTVDALARCVRAVDRASLVTCVQNHDQIGNRADGTRLTAAVDLDAFCAAATLLLFLPSTPLLFMGQEWAASTPFLYFSDHEGDLGRAVSEGRRKEHAALPGFAGDVPDPQARATFESSRLRWEERGALDHARALAVHRAMLRLRREDPVFARPGPVEARAEGDVLHVVRVSERGARHLVVNFGARAAPVPLADGAHVLFSSGAPIVRSADGCMIPARTAVVLTTGQR encoded by the coding sequence GTGCAAGGGCTCAGCTGCGGCGCGCATTGGGGTCCGGAAGGAACGACGTTCGTCGTGTGCACGACGACGACGGCGGACGTCGCGGTGCGCGTCCTCGGCGATCGCCTCGAGCGGCTGCGCCCCACCGACCGCCCGAGCTTCTACGAAGCGCGCATCGAAGGGCTGCCGGCCGGCGCGCTCTACGAGGTGCTCCTCGACGGCGAGGCGGTGCCCGATCCCTTCGCGCGGTCCCTGCCGCGCGGCGTGCACGGCCCGGCCGAGGTCGTGCCGCCGGGGGCGGGCGCGCCGATCGCCGCCCCGGCGAGCTGGTCCATCTACGAGCTGCACGTCGGGACGTTCACCGGCGAGGGGACGTTCCGCGCCGCGATCGAGGAGCTCGACCACGTCGCCGACCTCGGCGTCACCGCGATCGAGCTGATGCCGGTCGCCGCGTTCGCCGGGCACCACGGATGGGGCTACGACGGCGTCGCGCTCTACGCGCCGCACGTCGACTACGGCACGCCGTCCGATCTGCGCGCGCTCGTCGACGCGGCGCACGCGCGCGGCCTCGCCGTGATCCTCGACGTCGTCTACAACCACTTCGGCCCGGCGGGGAACTACCTCGCGCGCTACGCGCCGCAGTACTTCACCGCGCACGTGAAGACGCCGTGGGGCGACGGCCCCGACTTCACGTGGCCGCCGATGCGGCGCCTCGTCCTCGACAACGTGCGCTACTGGCTCGACGAGTACGGCATCGACGGCCTCCGCCTCGACGCGACGCACGCGATCCACGACGCGTCGGAGACGCACATCGTCGCCGAGATCTGCGCCGTCGCCCACGAGCGCGGGCGCGTCGTCTTCTGCGAGGACGACCCGAAGGCGCCGACGGCGGTGAGGGATCACGGCGCCGACGGCGCCTGGGCCGACGACCTCCACCACCAGATCCATGTCCTCCTCACCGGCGAGCGCGACGGCTACTACGCCGCCTTCGAGCCCACCGTCGACGCGCTCGCGCGGTGCGTCCGCGCCGTCGATCGCGCGAGCCTCGTCACCTGCGTCCAGAACCACGATCAGATCGGCAACCGCGCGGACGGGACGCGGCTGACCGCAGCGGTCGATCTCGACGCGTTCTGCGCGGCGGCGACGCTCCTCCTCTTCTTGCCCTCGACGCCGCTCCTCTTCATGGGTCAGGAGTGGGCCGCCTCTACGCCCTTCCTCTACTTCAGCGATCACGAGGGCGACCTCGGCCGCGCGGTCTCGGAGGGCCGGCGGAAGGAGCACGCGGCGTTGCCGGGCTTCGCGGGCGACGTCCCCGACCCGCAGGCCCGCGCGACGTTCGAGTCCTCGCGCCTTCGCTGGGAAGAGCGGGGCGCGCTGGACCACGCCCGCGCGCTCGCGGTCCACCGCGCGATGCTGCGGCTCCGCCGCGAGGATCCCGTCTTCGCGCGCCCGGGCCCGGTCGAGGCGCGCGCGGAGGGCGACGTCCTCCACGTCGTTCGCGTCTCCGAGCGCGGCGCGCGTCACCTCGTCGTCAACTTCGGCGCGCGCGCGGCGCCCGTCCCGCTCGCCGACGGCGCGCACGTGCTCTTCAGCTCCGGCGCCCCGATCGTGCGGAGCGCCGATGGTTGCATGATCCCCGCACGCACGGCGGTCGTCCTCACGACGGGTCAGCGGTGA
- a CDS encoding response regulator: MPVKFRPRAASADRIATLSHAYRTESPRVAKLLAGPSRALSQDSDVLREALEALSVHHQELAVAEEELREQLDELTRMGLALESERERYRDLFAFAPDAYVVTDRQGIILEVNDAASALLHVERRFLRAKPLAMFAASVHREALHSTVETMTETTTLDLTMKPRGGDDVRVLARVSVTARGKNLLWGLRRAPEKENGDATSRELRDALELLERERRLRTDLERANRAKDRFIAVLAHDLRSPLNAIMGWTQLLQRELLDQQSRSRALATIHRNALAQANLIEELLDISRLAADKLQLTLAPLDLGLLVQRIVEGFAPKATEQGLALTCAATQDITVVADARRIEQVVSNIVTNAMKYTPAGGSIAVAVARDERRAKVTVEDTGKGIASELLPLVFDMYAQDRSDATTRGGLGLGLHIVKNLVELHDGAVSASSDGEGRGTSIAFWLPLHDEPPPAPSEHELPLPRSLARLHVLVVEDETDERDLVADVLRRAGANVMSAGSVRTALDVFETYRPDVIVSDIAMPEADGIELITALRKRDPTIAAVAISGFTGDGHTERALAAGYDVHIGKPIDAAELVDSVDEAAKLRHR, translated from the coding sequence ATGCCCGTGAAGTTCCGCCCGCGTGCCGCGAGCGCCGACCGCATCGCGACGTTGTCTCATGCCTACCGAACGGAGTCGCCGCGCGTCGCGAAGCTCCTCGCCGGCCCGTCCCGCGCCCTCTCGCAGGACTCCGACGTGCTGCGCGAGGCGCTCGAGGCGCTGAGCGTCCATCACCAGGAGCTCGCCGTCGCCGAAGAGGAGCTCCGCGAGCAGCTCGACGAGCTCACGCGGATGGGGCTCGCGCTCGAGTCCGAGCGGGAGCGCTACCGCGACCTCTTCGCGTTCGCGCCGGACGCGTACGTCGTCACCGATCGCCAAGGGATCATCCTCGAGGTCAACGACGCCGCGAGCGCGCTCCTCCACGTCGAGCGCCGCTTCCTCCGCGCGAAGCCGCTCGCGATGTTCGCGGCGTCGGTCCACCGCGAGGCGCTCCACTCGACCGTCGAGACGATGACGGAGACGACCACGCTCGACCTCACGATGAAGCCGCGCGGAGGCGACGACGTCCGCGTCCTGGCGCGCGTCAGCGTCACCGCCCGCGGCAAGAACCTGTTGTGGGGGCTTCGCCGCGCGCCGGAGAAGGAGAACGGCGACGCGACGTCGCGCGAGCTCCGCGACGCGCTGGAGCTCCTCGAGCGAGAGCGCCGCCTGCGGACGGACCTCGAGCGCGCGAACCGGGCGAAGGACCGCTTCATCGCCGTCCTCGCGCACGACCTCCGCTCGCCGCTGAACGCGATCATGGGCTGGACGCAGCTCCTCCAGCGGGAGCTGCTCGATCAGCAGTCGCGGAGCCGCGCGCTCGCCACCATCCACCGGAACGCCCTCGCGCAGGCGAACCTGATCGAGGAGCTCCTCGACATCTCGCGCCTCGCCGCGGACAAGCTGCAGCTCACGCTCGCGCCGCTCGACCTCGGGCTCCTCGTCCAGCGGATCGTGGAGGGCTTCGCGCCGAAGGCGACGGAGCAGGGGCTCGCGCTGACGTGCGCGGCGACCCAGGACATCACCGTCGTCGCCGACGCGCGGCGGATCGAGCAGGTCGTCTCGAACATCGTGACCAACGCGATGAAGTACACGCCCGCGGGCGGCTCGATCGCCGTCGCCGTCGCGCGCGACGAGCGCCGCGCCAAGGTCACGGTCGAGGACACGGGCAAGGGGATCGCGTCCGAGCTCTTGCCGCTCGTGTTCGACATGTACGCGCAGGACCGGAGCGACGCGACGACGCGCGGCGGCCTCGGCCTCGGCCTCCACATCGTGAAGAACCTCGTCGAGCTCCACGACGGCGCCGTGTCGGCGTCGAGCGACGGGGAAGGGCGCGGCACGTCGATCGCGTTCTGGCTCCCGCTCCACGACGAGCCGCCCCCGGCGCCGAGCGAGCACGAGCTGCCGCTGCCGCGCTCGCTCGCGCGTCTCCATGTCCTCGTGGTCGAGGACGAAACGGACGAGCGCGACCTCGTCGCCGACGTGCTTCGCCGCGCCGGGGCGAACGTGATGTCGGCCGGCTCGGTCCGCACCGCGCTGGACGTCTTCGAGACGTACCGGCCCGACGTGATCGTGAGCGACATCGCGATGCCGGAGGCGGACGGGATCGAGCTCATCACCGCGCTCCGCAAGCGCGACCCTACGATCGCGGCCGTCGCGATCAGCGGCTTCACCGGCGACGGCCACACCGAGCGCGCGCTCGCGGCCGGCTACGACGTGCACATCGGAAAGCCGATCGACGCGGCCGAGCTCGTCGATAGCGTCGACGAGGCGGCGAAGCTGCGTCACCGCTGA
- a CDS encoding HAMP domain-containing histidine kinase, with translation MRLRARVEELERANQARDRVLAVLAHDLRAPLNAILGWTLRLQEEEMDEESEARALATIVRNANTQGRLIERLLDVARLAADRMQLMRAPIELGLVVDRVVEGFVPSAAEQTIELTSHALEGVVVMADRERIEQVVTNLVANAIKYTDADGHVKVRVDRERGQARITVSDDGQGIAPDLLPHVFDAFTQDASVRSAQKGLGLGLHIVKHLVDLHGGTVVAASGGVGAGATFTVRLPLHEGSVSGTRDRVRVP, from the coding sequence GTGCGCCTGCGCGCTCGGGTCGAGGAGCTCGAGCGCGCCAACCAGGCGAGGGACCGCGTCCTCGCCGTGCTCGCGCACGACCTCCGCGCGCCGCTCAACGCGATCCTCGGGTGGACGCTCCGCCTGCAAGAGGAAGAGATGGATGAGGAGAGCGAGGCGCGCGCGCTCGCCACCATCGTCCGCAACGCGAACACGCAAGGGCGGCTCATCGAGCGCCTCCTCGACGTCGCGCGCCTCGCCGCCGATCGGATGCAGCTCATGCGCGCGCCGATCGAGCTCGGGCTCGTCGTCGATCGCGTGGTGGAGGGCTTCGTCCCGTCCGCCGCCGAGCAGACGATCGAGCTCACGAGCCACGCGCTCGAAGGCGTCGTCGTGATGGCCGATCGCGAGCGCATCGAGCAGGTCGTCACGAACCTCGTCGCCAACGCGATCAAGTACACCGACGCCGACGGCCACGTGAAGGTCCGGGTCGATCGCGAGCGCGGGCAGGCGCGCATCACCGTCAGCGACGACGGGCAAGGGATCGCGCCCGATCTCCTGCCGCACGTGTTCGACGCCTTCACGCAGGACGCGAGCGTGCGCTCCGCGCAGAAGGGCCTCGGCCTCGGCCTCCACATCGTGAAGCATCTCGTCGACCTCCACGGCGGCACCGTCGTCGCAGCGTCCGGCGGCGTCGGCGCCGGCGCGACGTTCACGGTGCGACTCCCGCTCCACGAAGGATCGGTCAGCGGCACGCGCGATCGCGTGCGGGTCCCGTAG
- a CDS encoding radical SAM protein, with translation MSWPSPPEPAEGVVCWNVNTTCNYRCTYCTQRFKDDRGRWSRDTPRFLDAFRRLPGRWEVKLSGGEPFVHPTLLEIVAGVAAAGHRVSVVTNLSASPERLDAFVAAARGRVGTFSCSLHLEYVDDVERFADKAARLGETLRARADASLPRPHVCVTTVATRAALPRLDALAALFRARGLTFKVQPERDDGVIAAYSAEERALLEALGGHNATGAIAHDFAGRPCWAGARFFVLDDKGDAYRCYPGRRATLTTLRARRGIPDLARERALGRLGSFLDPDFRLEPEATPCRYRLCYCTVPIARAMMAGAPVTATEAS, from the coding sequence GTGAGCTGGCCGTCGCCGCCGGAGCCCGCCGAGGGCGTGGTCTGCTGGAACGTCAACACGACGTGCAACTACCGCTGCACCTACTGCACGCAGCGCTTCAAGGACGATCGCGGGCGCTGGTCGCGCGACACGCCGCGCTTCCTCGACGCCTTCCGCCGCTTGCCGGGGCGCTGGGAGGTGAAGCTCTCCGGCGGCGAGCCGTTCGTGCATCCGACGCTCCTCGAGATCGTCGCCGGCGTCGCGGCGGCGGGGCACCGCGTCTCCGTCGTCACGAACCTCTCCGCGTCGCCGGAGCGCCTCGACGCCTTCGTCGCCGCCGCGCGCGGGAGGGTGGGGACGTTCTCGTGCAGTCTGCACCTCGAGTACGTCGACGACGTCGAGCGCTTCGCCGACAAGGCCGCGCGCCTCGGCGAGACGCTCCGCGCGCGCGCCGACGCGTCGCTCCCGCGCCCGCACGTGTGCGTGACGACGGTCGCGACGCGCGCGGCCCTCCCGCGCCTCGACGCCCTCGCCGCCCTGTTCCGCGCGCGCGGCCTCACCTTCAAGGTCCAGCCCGAGCGCGACGACGGCGTCATCGCGGCGTACTCGGCGGAGGAGCGCGCGCTGCTCGAGGCGCTCGGCGGCCACAACGCCACCGGCGCGATCGCGCACGACTTCGCGGGCCGCCCGTGCTGGGCGGGCGCGCGGTTCTTCGTCCTCGACGACAAGGGCGACGCGTACCGCTGCTACCCCGGCCGCCGCGCGACGCTCACGACGCTGCGCGCGCGGCGCGGGATCCCGGACCTCGCGCGCGAGCGGGCGCTCGGGCGGCTCGGGAGCTTCCTCGATCCGGACTTCCGTCTCGAGCCGGAGGCGACGCCGTGCCGCTATCGTCTCTGCTACTGCACGGTCCCGATCGCGCGTGCGATGATGGCAGGCGCGCCGGTCACGGCGACGGAGGCTTCGTGA
- a CDS encoding radical SAM protein, with translation MRQPTVEWQVCGVCNYDCSYCIQSKKHRVGHPSSEDVERFLAFFAGLPSRWEVKMTGGEPFAFRGFIDRIVPGLVTRTPHVVSVLTNLSAPIAILERFATLTRGRLGVVSASLHLEHTSIATFVEKAARLRALMDPDARLVVNTVLVPGRLEEVARARSEVEAAGLTLFPQVMKVKGGVASYDEEDRQRVTGLVGISPSPRRANVAPSYRGRRCWAGAEYFVLTQTGDAWRCRTSKRFGEGYLGNVLAGTLALATGPAPCTYDICPCTVPANRGMIERAEP, from the coding sequence GTGAGGCAGCCCACCGTCGAGTGGCAGGTCTGCGGCGTCTGCAACTACGACTGCAGCTACTGCATCCAGAGCAAGAAGCACCGCGTCGGTCATCCCTCGAGCGAGGACGTCGAGCGCTTCCTCGCGTTCTTCGCCGGCCTCCCGTCGCGCTGGGAGGTGAAGATGACCGGCGGCGAGCCGTTCGCGTTCCGCGGCTTCATCGATCGGATCGTGCCCGGCCTCGTCACGCGGACGCCGCACGTCGTGTCGGTCCTCACGAACCTCTCCGCCCCGATCGCGATCCTCGAGCGGTTCGCGACGCTCACGCGCGGGCGCCTCGGCGTCGTGAGCGCGAGCCTCCACCTCGAGCACACGTCGATCGCGACCTTCGTAGAGAAGGCGGCGCGCCTCCGCGCGCTCATGGACCCGGACGCGCGCCTCGTCGTCAACACGGTCCTCGTGCCGGGCCGCCTCGAGGAGGTCGCGCGCGCGCGGAGCGAGGTCGAAGCGGCGGGCCTCACGCTCTTCCCGCAAGTGATGAAGGTGAAGGGCGGCGTCGCGAGCTACGACGAAGAGGACCGCCAGCGCGTCACCGGCCTCGTCGGCATCTCGCCGTCGCCGCGGCGCGCGAACGTGGCGCCGAGCTACCGCGGGCGTCGCTGCTGGGCGGGCGCGGAGTACTTCGTCCTCACGCAGACCGGCGACGCGTGGCGCTGCCGCACCTCGAAGCGCTTCGGCGAGGGCTACCTCGGCAACGTCCTCGCCGGCACGCTCGCCCTCGCGACCGGCCCCGCGCCGTGCACCTACGACATCTGTCCCTGCACCGTGCCCGCGAACCGCGGCATGATCGAGCGCGCGGAGCCGTGA
- a CDS encoding radical SAM protein, producing the protein MTAMTKKHVPLPLVGMNEGKVLAGPETIHVDVTNSCNTNCITCWDHSPLLTLGRKSEWKRRRIDAAALEELLADACSLGGLRAVILSGMGEPFTHPDIYRMIEVVKRRGLHLTIITNLVAADAERVLELGVDQLLIGVHGATQGAYEAFHPSFRNGEWDRLLAMLARFREAGRRFKHVQVVCEVNADELVDMVRFASRYDAFALNFKLASLRGGTEAARITDAQRARLVRELVPEARRVAEAHEVTTNLDVFAAQLEAGGEATAPIDEVGCFIGYTYARVLVDGTVLYCCNTEVVVGNLAAARFAELWDGARWNELRARMRRGEYFPSCAQCGKINENVKLRKRFAKAYGEERARAVTGGRS; encoded by the coding sequence ATGACGGCGATGACGAAGAAGCACGTGCCGCTCCCGCTCGTCGGGATGAACGAAGGCAAGGTCCTCGCCGGCCCGGAGACGATCCACGTCGACGTGACGAACTCGTGCAACACGAACTGCATCACGTGCTGGGATCACTCTCCGCTCCTCACGCTCGGCCGCAAGAGCGAGTGGAAGCGGAGGCGCATCGACGCGGCCGCGCTCGAGGAGCTCCTCGCCGACGCGTGCTCGCTCGGCGGCCTCCGCGCCGTGATCCTGAGCGGGATGGGCGAGCCGTTCACCCACCCCGACATCTACCGGATGATCGAGGTGGTGAAGCGCCGCGGGCTGCACCTCACCATCATCACGAACCTCGTCGCCGCGGACGCGGAGCGCGTCCTCGAGCTCGGGGTCGATCAGCTCCTCATCGGCGTCCACGGCGCGACGCAGGGCGCGTACGAGGCCTTCCATCCGAGCTTCCGGAACGGCGAGTGGGATCGCCTCCTCGCGATGCTCGCGCGCTTCCGCGAGGCGGGGCGCCGCTTCAAGCACGTGCAGGTCGTCTGCGAGGTGAACGCGGACGAGCTCGTCGACATGGTCCGCTTCGCCTCGCGCTACGACGCGTTCGCGCTCAACTTCAAGCTCGCGAGCCTCCGCGGCGGGACGGAGGCGGCGCGCATCACCGACGCGCAGCGCGCGCGGCTCGTCCGCGAGCTCGTCCCCGAGGCGCGCCGCGTCGCGGAGGCGCACGAGGTGACGACGAACCTCGACGTCTTCGCCGCGCAGCTCGAAGCCGGCGGCGAGGCGACCGCGCCGATCGACGAGGTCGGCTGCTTCATCGGCTACACCTACGCGCGCGTGCTCGTCGACGGCACCGTCCTCTATTGCTGCAACACCGAGGTCGTCGTCGGCAACCTCGCCGCCGCGCGCTTCGCCGAGCTCTGGGACGGCGCGCGCTGGAACGAGCTCCGCGCGCGGATGCGGCGCGGCGAGTACTTCCCCAGCTGCGCACAATGTGGCAAAATCAATGAAAATGTGAAATTGCGTAAGCGCTTCGCGAAGGCTTACGGCGAGGAGCGCGCGCGCGCCGTGACCGGGGGCCGCTCGTGA